Within the Ornithinimicrobium humiphilum genome, the region GACCTACCCGACGCTGACCTTCCGCTCCACCGAGGTCACCGCGGCCGACGACACCACCCTGCGCGTCACCGGCGACCTGACCGTCAAGGACGTCACCCGTCCCGTGAGCTTCGACCTGGAGTTCCTCGGCTCCGCCCAGGACCCGTTCGGCAACGTCCGCGTGGGCTTCGAGGGCTCCACCGAGATCAGCCGCAAGGACTTCGGCCTGACCTGGAACGCCGCCCTCGAGACCGGTGGCTTCCTCGTCTCCGACAAGGTCGTCCTCGAGTTCGAGATCTCGGCGATCAAGGCCGCCTGACCGAGGCACCGCGCCCGGGCCCCACGGCCCGACCACGCCACGGACCCCCACCGCTCGGACGAGCGGTGGGGGTCCTTCGCGTGCGCGAGGTATGCCGTCGTCAGCGCATCTGGGTGAACTCGGCCGTCCGCGGGTCGGGGAACATCCGCTCCTGCGTGTCCAGACCGGTGACGGCGGCCATCTGGGCCTCGTCGAGCTCGAAGCCGAAGAGGTCGATGTTGGTGGCGATGCGCTCCGGCGTCACCGACTTGGGCAGGACCACGCGGCCCTGCTGGAGGTGCCAGCGCAACACGACCTGGGCGGGCGTGACGCCGAGCTGCTCCGCGAGGTCGACCACGACCGGCAGGTCCAGGTCGGCCGCCTGGCCGATCGGTGCATAGGCCTCGACGACCATGCCGGCCTCGACGGAGGCGCGCTGGGCGTCGGGCTGCTGGAAGGAGGGGTGGACCTCGATCTGGTTGACCGCGGGGACGACCTCGGCCACGGAGAGCAGCTCGGCCACGTGCTCGGGCAGGAAGTTGGAGATGCCGATCGCGCGGACGGCACCCTCGGCGTAGAGCTTCTCGAAGGCGCGCCAGGTCTCGGGCGCCAGGCCCTTGGTCGGCACCGGCCAGTGGATGAGGTAGAGGTCGACCACGTCGACGTCCAGCGCCTTCCGGCTGGCCTCGAAGGCCCTCAGGGCCGCGTCGAAGCCCTGGTCGCCGT harbors:
- a CDS encoding aldo/keto reductase — protein: MTNQPMLELNNGVRIPQVGFGTFQVDEAETQRVVETALESGYRHIDTAAGYYNEAGVGAALRASGLPREDVFVTTKLRNGDQGFDAALRAFEASRKALDVDVVDLYLIHWPVPTKGLAPETWRAFEKLYAEGAVRAIGISNFLPEHVAELLSVAEVVPAVNQIEVHPSFQQPDAQRASVEAGMVVEAYAPIGQAADLDLPVVVDLAEQLGVTPAQVVLRWHLQQGRVVLPKSVTPERIATNIDLFGFELDEAQMAAVTGLDTQERMFPDPRTAEFTQMR
- a CDS encoding YceI family protein, with product MTDAQTTTATVRDLAGTYTIDPAHSRLGFSARHAMVTKVRGAFNEVSGTATTGPDLEGASVEVTIQAASIDTRQADRDGHLRSADFFDVETYPTLTFRSTEVTAADDTTLRVTGDLTVKDVTRPVSFDLEFLGSAQDPFGNVRVGFEGSTEISRKDFGLTWNAALETGGFLVSDKVVLEFEISAIKAA